Genomic segment of Panicum virgatum strain AP13 chromosome 9N, P.virgatum_v5, whole genome shotgun sequence:
CGATCTGGTCGGACATCGCCATGGACTTCGTCGAGGGCTTCCCTCGCGTTGGCAGGAAATCGGTCGTCCTCACCGTCGTCGACCGCTTTTCCAAATACGCTCATTTCATCGCGGTCGGACACCCCTACACTGCTACGTCCATCGTGCGGATTTTCTTCGACCAGATCGTACGGCTACACGGTCTCCCTTGCTCTATTGTGAACGATCAGGACTCGGTCTTCACCAACAAGCTCTGGACGGAGCTTTTCACACTCGCCGGCGTCAAGCACCGCCTCAGCTCGGCGTTCCGGCCTCAGACGGACCGCCAATCGAAGGTTACTAATTGTATTTTGGGCGTCTACCTCCGCTGTCTCGCAGGTGATCGTCCTCGCAGTTGGCTGCATTGGCTCCCATGGGCGGAATACTGCTACGATTCGTCGTACCAGTCCGCCCTCCAGACGACACCATTCCAGGTGGTctacggccggccgccgccgaccctgctaTCATACGAGCCTGGCGTGGCACGGGTGGTCGCTGTGGACTGCCAACTCCTGGAACGCGACGCGTTCTTGGCCGACATTCGGGAGCGCCTTCTCCAAGCTCAGGACTACGTGAAGGAGCATCACGACAAGACCCATCGCCGCGTGGAGTTTGAGGTGGGCGACTGGGTCTGGCTTCGTCTCCACCATCATGCGGCGGCATCAGTCAAGGGCAGGTCCTCCTCCAAGCTATCGCCGCGCTACTACGGGCCGTTCCAAGTCCTGGCGCGCATCGGTTCGGTGGCCTATCGCATGCAGGTACCGCCCAAGTCCCGCCTGCATGACGTGTTCCATGTGGTGTTCCTCAAGAAGTACACTGGAGATTCGGCAACTACGACAGTGCCTCTTCCTCCTATCGTCCATGGCCGGGCTGTTCCTGCACCGGCTGCTGTTCTTCGCGCGAGGCCCTCCAGCACCTCGTGGGACCTCCTCGTTCAATGGCAAGGGCAGTCCAATGCTGACGCCACATGGGAGCCGCTAGAACAGTTCAAGGAGTCGTTCCCTGATTTCTAGCTTGAGGAAGCTTGAGGACAAGCTGTTTTCTTACGGGGAGGGAAGTGTTGTGGACCGATTATTCGGTCACAAGTTCCAGCATCGTAACAAGAAGGCGGCCTCTACTAGTGGCTAGGATAATTTATGTTTTATTTGCTGTAATTCAGATTATTAAGGTGTGTTAGTTGGTTTGTTAGGGCCGGCTCTATATAAAGGAGGAGCCGGCACATTGGACAATTAAGCAGATAATAAACCTCAAAGAGTTCAGAGCCTCCAAGGGATGGCGAACTAGGGTTTGTTACCCTGCTACCCTACCATCTATCCCTAGCGCTATCATTGATGCTTTGATAATCGGGACTTGCCTCCTCTAGAATAGCCAAGCCATGTGGGCAGCTTATATTTTCCTGGAGTTCTCTGTCAACATTTTTACCAGGGCAGTTGGCACATTTTGTATAGGCAATTCATGGATTgtttcttctcctttcttctcatGAAAGTGATAATGTAACATTTTATGCTTTTCTGATCTAGTGTGTCCATTcattgcttgtgttcttcactTGGCAAAATATCATGGTATAATTCAATCTCACATCAAGCATTTGTATGCTTGGCACCCAATTGTGCAATCAGTAACTACACAGCTAGAACAGCAGTGgataccttttcttttcttttctttgaaaaGGGGATACCTTTGGTCTTCCATAGTTTTTATACATTGTACAAAGGAAGCTGAGCCTAGTCTTTATACCTAGACCACCAAAGTTTAACTGTTGAGTCCTCGTTAAGGCAAATTGCTTATTTTCCTCTTAATATAAACCACCTAGATCCTCCTAGGtttgttcagttttttttaCAATGTACAAAAATGTTGCTGTACATGGCACCCGTTTTGATATTTTATAAGATGCAGCCCTTTTTCTACACAATTCTGTCCATGCCCAACATCTCCATATAAAATGTATTTACCTGATCCAACAGGATGCCTGTCTGATAATACGATGGTTATATAAATTGTTTGGATGATAATCATTGACATCATGAAAAATTTTGGCTGGCTATTGTTTTCAGATCTCTTATATTGTTAACCTGTGGTGCAGTTGATGGATTGGTGAAATGTGAGAAATGGTCTGGAAACATTGGGGACACATCAGAGGAGTTGAAGAGATTGTGGTTGCAGAACCGTATCGCTGGACAGAGGAGCAGAAATTGGATACATTGGCCATATCCATTCATGGAGGATGAATTGTTTGTTCTAACACTGAGTACTGGTTTGGAAGGCTACCATTTTCATGTTGACGGGAAGCATGTCACTTCTTTTCCTTACCGTGTTGTAAGTTGTGCTTCCTCTTAAAACTTTGCTACGATAAATTAGCTGTCTTTCCTAGTTCTATGAATGGTGCATTAGGATGTGTGCATCATCATGCATTTTACTTGATTTAGTTGCGGCAAGGTGTTCTGATGTGTTAGTGCAATACTTTCTTCTTTCAAGGGCTTTGTTCTTGAGGATGCCACTATCTTGTCTGTGATTGGAGACATTGACGTTCAATCAGTAGTAGCTGGTTCATTACCAACAGCTCACCCTAGCATTGTCCAAAGAAATCTGGAGTTGCTAACAGAACTAAAAGCCCCTCCTCTTGCTGAAGAGAATGTAGAGCTATTCATAGGCATTCTTTCAGCGGGGAGTCATTTCACTGAACGCATGGCTGCAAGGAGATCTTGGATGTCTTCAGTACGAAATTCCTCCAGCGCAGTGGCTCGGTTTTTTGTTGCAGTGGTAATTTTAACACCTTGAAACCTTTATCTTGCCCCCTCTTTTGTCTTGTTCATACAAGCATAAATAACATAAACATCTTGTAGGGCAGAATGGCAGAAGGGAAGTGAATGAAGATTTGCTGAGAGAGGCAGATTTCTTCGGGGACATTGTCATTGTGCCTTTTGTGGATAGTTATGATCTGGTTGTTCTGAAGACTATTGCCATTTGCGACTATGCGGTATGTAGCGCTAGGGTGGATATGAAATAAAACTAATTCAGATATTTGAAATAAAACTATACATTGCACTCTCTGAGTTGCATTTTACCTTATTGTTTGAAGGCTCGTGTTGTTCCAGTGAAGTATGTTATGAAGTGTGATGATGATACCTTTGTTAGACTTGATTCAGTAATGGCTGAAGTCAAGAAAATCTCAGACGGCAAAAGCTTTTATTTGGGGAACATGAATTACTTCCACCGGCCACTGCGAGAGGGAAAATGGGCTGTCTCATACGAGGTGAAGTGGTGAACCATTCTGTATTTTTTCACCTTTCTTGAAAATGTTATAAGCAAAGTTTCTTTATGCTATACAGACTAATTAttcctccacttctttggctTAAGATACTATAACTAGCGAATATACCTCTTGCAAACAGATCAAAGTCTGTTATGGGAAATCAAATGCAAACAAGAGCTATCATTCTGGCAGTACTACAGTTCTGAATTTGAAACAAATGGTTTGAGACACATTTTACTTGGCATGTAGCTGGATATCATTTCATGGGTATCGCAGGATCTGCAGTTGTCCACATGAATGCATTGTTGTTTTGTGTAATTGTCTTGTCACTAGTGCAAGCATAATTGAGTTAGCTCTGTATCAGTTTAACTCTTTTGTAATATTCTTCTCTCAAATCTCAGGAGTGGCCCATAGAAGAGTACCCGCCCTACGCTGATGGTGCAGGCTACATTGTTTCTTCTGACATTGCAAACTTCGTCGCATCTGAAATGGAGAAGGGAAGACTAAATGTAAGCTCTGTCTCCACTTACTATCTCCATTTCATGACCATTTCGCATCAAACAGTAGAAGAGATTGTGCAGCAGGTGCAAACCGAATAGGTCCCACTCCAGCACTCAGTAACCACCTGCTTTAACTCTCGTTCCCTTGGATGATGCCACTCTTGTTGGGAACAGAAAAGACAGGAACCCAATCATGCCTGACTCTGAAAATTTTTACCAAAAGCTAAAAGGCCGTGCCCAGCACCACGCAATGCAGTGTGCACGGGCGCTTAACAAATGATTGCATTGCCATTGCGTTTCGTCCAGCTGTTCAAGATGGAGGATGTGAGCATGGGTATGTGGGTTGGGCGGTTCAACAGCTCCGGGAACGCCGTGGCGTACGTCCACAGCCCCAGGTTGTGCCAGTCCGGCTGCACCGATGACTACCTGACCGCACACTACCAGTCGCCGCCGCAGATGGTGTGCCTCTGGGAGAAGCTGCGGCAAGGGAGGCCGCAGTGCTGCAACGCAAGGTGACACGAAGAAACCTTTGCCCGCTGAAAGCTCACCTCGGCATGAACTTCCCTGGGATAGGTAGCAAACCACAGGTAACGCTTGTACATCATTGGAGGGTACATATATAGCCCCGTTTTTCCCACTGATCGGAAGCAGTGACGACCGCAGAATACATCGGGTGAAAGGATAGTTTAAGTTTACACGTCATATCTGTAACATCAGCACAACCATATTATATATGGTACAACAATCTCTCTTGGTACATAAATTATACATGCCACAGTGTGCTGCTCCTAGATACTGACCGTACTATGCTGGTCCAAAAGAATGCCTAGCCGAATTGTTTTTCGGCACCAGGCGCATCTTTGTGTTCGTTTGGCTGTGGTTGATAGCTGGTGCTGCTTTATTATGAAaaaacagtactgctgacttgTTGGTAGcatgtggctggtgctgatttagtatgagagaataatACTCTTCCCAGATCGGAATGTCTGCACTCTGCAAGATCACGCCATCACTACTGTTACATAAGCGCAGTGGAATGTGcagtgagttttttttttcttttgtcagCGACGTGCCGTGACAAAAGGAGAGCGCGGCTGCTGCTGTGGGCTGTGGCTTGTCCGGCCCGGCCGTGCCGACGGGCCGACCCTACTAACATGCGCACCTGTCTGGCTGGCTCGACGTCCTGTCCGCGTCTGTGTTCCTGGCCGAGTGGCGCTGTGGCTTCCTATCCCTCCACTGTAGCTCAAGATGGGAATGGGCCGACCCGGCCCTGGCCTTGGACCCGGCCCCGTGGCCTCGAGGCCAATTCTAGGGGTCATGAGTCGACTCATTTCTCCTAGATATTATGACCTTGATGGCCCATTAGATATTATGGGTCGatccaaatatttttctataattttaaaCCATAAATACTATCAACACTTTTAGACAAGATAAGATTCAAGATTAAAATATATCATAATAATATATTAAGATTGTTAGCAATGCatcaaattaaatatatttacTAGCGAtccatgattttaattttatctATTTTCACTTCTAACGTGTGATATTTCTCACTATATTTTTAAGTATATAAATTCTAACAACTTATGACCAGTTGTATTTGTtcaaaagaatgaagaaaaccaataaatcaaataaaaaaattattaatatGATAAGTGGGTCGACTCATAATACCCATTGGGTCAATAGATTTCGGCCCTATTGACCCATTTTGAAATTTAGGGTCAGACCCTATAACCCATTGACTCTTTTTTTGTTGGTCGGGTTAACTACCCAATGGGTCGACCCGACCCATTTCCATCCTTAACTGTAGCGGCCGTGCCCTCCTCCTACTGAGTACGTGCTCACTGTTCAGGACTAGGGAGTTAAAATCCTTTGGGTGACTTGGGTTAGACGACGCGTGGTTAGGCTTCTCGTTCGCAAGTAATTGGGCGCTTGCTTTATTGAGATGCGGGCATGCATGGGGCATCTGCATTGTTATCCATCTCAGATGGCATGTTTGGACATGCTATGTTACATGTAACTCAAACTGTTGCTATTGAACATGCTCTGTCACATGGCATGTAGATCTTGATCTCGTCATAGATCTATATGGCATGGACGAAATGTACATCAGTTTCCAGGAGGTGAACACAGAGCGGTGTCTTCCTTaataacaaagaaagaaaagtaaCCATCCAGCTTTTGAAACACCTCTAAACTAAACATGAAATgtacttttctttctttattttttccGAACTAGTTTTATCTGATAATTTATGTATGAGGGGCTCAGATCCTGACATGTAGTACGCCCTTTAAGGCTTTAATTACTGGCACTGGTTTGCAGTGCGGCGGAGGGTATTGCTCGCTCTTGTACTCGAACCATTTACTGCTGCTTCCGTCTTTAATCATGGACGCAAATATCGGACATTGGTACGACGTTTGTCTTTACGCCTCGGTTCCTTTTACCTGATCGATGCAAGTACGTTTGCTGCAACAagacatttttctatttttccccTGCTTGTTTTTATATTTGCATGTTTCTTTGTATGTCCGGCAAAATTCCCGTTGGTTGCCTTTTTCAAGAAGAAAACACTAGGTCgaatcataataaaaaaataaaaaaaacaaagatttACTTTGACATCGTCACGGGTTAGCTGAGCAAcgcattcctttttttttcatccATTTTTTCTGTCCAAAACTTGCAGCTTACTATTTTCAACTCTTGACGACGAGGTTGCACGATCCCGTCACGCTATATCTGCAAATCCATATAGGCAAATCTTAGGAACCTGAGGACCAACACGGAGACATCTAGGCTGCAAATGGGTGACTCTTAGGTACACCTCCaatcctctttagttcaaaattttatactagtTTTCTAAATTGAGATATAGTTTTGgagaattagtacaaaattttgaactagagaAGGTTGGATGGGCACCTAATGATTACCCATTAGCACCCCTAGCGacactaaggccctgtttggttgcgcgttgtaaaaattttgaaaagtcatctttctacatttgaagtactaaacatagactaatcataaaaataattacagaactcgtctgtaaatcgcgagacgaatctaatgagcctaattaatccgtcattagagattgtttactgtagcattactgtagcaatttagcgtctgattacagtctaattatgttcattagattcgtctcgccatttacagacagcagtcgcaatgcgttttttatttcgtctagatttaagtctccatgcatgtgctaaatttttttttttggaattttgaattttggaactGAACACGGGCTAACCAACAATCCAAGGTAACTTTAATTGGTAATGTGCCGTGAATTGGGAGCCTCAAATGCACATGCTTTTAAGAATCCTTGTGGGGTAGGACAACGCATCAATAAAATTAGGCTGTATTTAATTTGTGAAATTTTTCGGATTTGGGTACCATAgcatttttgttgttatttgacaattaatgtccaatcatagactaattagccttaaaagattcatcttatcatttacagttgaactgtgtaattaattagttttttcaactgcatttaatgctccatacatgtgttcgaagattcgatgtgacagatacTGTAGGATTAGTTTTGATAATTAAACAGGGCCACATCCATTGCTTTGACATTGTGCTGTGCTCGCGATATATTTAACACCTGTCCACGCGGAACAGTTTGCCTGTAGTCATTGCTTTGACTTGTGGCGAAACAAGTcaagccttgtttagttgcgctgtgtaaaatttttaaaaagcCATCCTTctacatttaaaatattaaacataaactaatcataaaataaattacagaactcgtctgtaaatcgcgagacgaatctaatgagcttaattaattcatcattagaggttgttcattgtagtattactgtagcaatttagcatctaattacagcataattaggtttattagattcgtctcgcgatttacaggtaAATTgtgcaatgtgttttttatttcgtctagatttaattctCCATGCAAGTGCCGAAAAAATTAGAATTTTAAACTTTACAActaaacaagaaaaaaatagcCTTTGATTTAAggcaaaagtctattttacctcctccaactatcaccaaagtttggttttcctcctacaactataaaaccgggtatttcacctccctcaacttttcaaaccgtgcattttacctccctcgagCGGTTTTGAAGACTGTTATATAATgataaatttatagaaaaatctagacgaatctatagataaatatataactcagtcatacatgatctaataatcataaaatttttactaaagctcaatcatataatgattagcccaccataaaaatttcaccataatgggacgacgaaaactatagctataaattaattacagaaaagtatatatctaaagttacagtaaaaaattatactaaagtataccatataatatattcactgcaTATATCTACTcgtgtggagtccaacaaaattggattttctattttatgatttttttgtgatttactatgttttttcaaagattcaactgaaatttttttaaaaaagtaaaagacaaaactacggttactgtagcaaacagtcttcaaaaccgctcgagggaggtaaaatgcacgatttgaaaagttgagggaggtgaaatacccggttttatagttgtaggAGGAAAACCAAATTTTGGTGATAGTTGGAGGAAGTAAGATAGACTTTTGCCTTGATATTTAATGGCTAGCTGGGCTGGCCCATGGACCCATACCCTGTCCACAGGAGGAGTGCCGCCAGGCCACAGCTCCCTAGATTTCCACTGTGTGTGCGAGCGTGATCCAGTGATCCCTGCTGCCGAGTTGATTACCCGTCAGTAAAAGCAAAGGCACGTTTCTGGCAAAAATTAAAATCCCCTGCAGTCTTAGGTCGTCTTCTGCCAATCAGTCGcctgaggccgtgtttagtttctttgcaaaaaaaattttcaaatgaatcttattaatttaaagtattaaatgaagtctatttacaaaattgttTACAcatatgggttgtaaatcgcgagatgaatttaatgatgctaattaatccatgattaatcaataattagcgaatggttactgtaacatcactgttgcaaatcatagattaattaggctcattagattcgtctcgcgatttacagcccatccatgcaaaaagttttgtaaatagacttcatttagtactctgtatgtgtcgaaacattcgatgtgacgttttttttgtttacggGGTTTACAGGGTCGGATCTAAACATGACCTGAGTTATGCTACAGGCAATGCAAAGTATATAACACACGTACggcactactccctccgtcccagcaAAAAATGCAATCCAAGGACTGGGCATAGCTACCGATCCACACTAAGAAATTACCAAGAGTACCCCTATAAAGTGATTTGATATGTTTGTCTTTATCCAAACAGCAGCAAATGCAACCAGTGAATTAATACACGTGTAACCAATGTTATACAGCCGTCTAGTcgaacctagtcgccatggcACCGATAAGGCGACTAGTCGCGACTAGTCATCCATCAGGTCGATTAGTCGACCCTAGTCGGTTCTAGTCATCGCTATAGTCGTCCTATATATCCGACTAGTCATCGCTATAGTCGTCCTATATATTCCAGGacatatatgtacatgtatatGTACTTATATACTATATAGCAAGCAGAAACACCACAATGATAGTCAGTTTTGTGACACTTACTTGTGAGATTTGATGTTTGAACTGTCCAAAACTCCATATTCTTGTCCCACACTCCATATCCTTGTTGTTCTGCTGCTGAAACTATAATTACAAAGAGAAAAACTGAAGTCAGTACAATGGCGGAGCTTCACAAGGGCCAAAGGGGCCATGGCCCCTGGCTTTGCAAATTTTGCACTATATGAACAGTAATCTTGACACTATTCATTACTGTAGCATAAGGGTGGCCCCCTCATTCTTCCGATTTCTTCAATCAAGCTCCGCCAGTGAGTCAATAGCTGAAATTAAATGTGTAACAACATTACAGCAAGTGAGCaagtaattcaaaattttaaaagaaCCAAGCATTACACCTGCCTTTGCCGCTGTGCATCGAAATCTGCAGAGCAATGAGCCAAGAGCATAGCACGAGCAACGAGCCAAGAGCAAAGCAAGAGCGGAGCAGAGCAAGAAAACTTACCATCGGAGGAGGAGCTCATATTCAGACGCCGCCACGCCGacaggcggcggccaggcgacgTGACACAGGTGGTCAGGCGACGGCGTGATGCGAGCTGGCGGCCGCGTGACCTAGGCGGTGTGACACAGgcggtcgggcggcggcggcacgacgcaggcgacggcggcggcgtgacacAGGCGGTGTTGGCGGCTCGACTTGAGCAGTCGAGCGGAGGTTTGTGCCTGCGTGGTGCACAGAAGTGGCTTCTATATAGTTAACCCTAATGGGTCTAATTAAGCCCAGTACAGGCGGCGGGCTGGACATCTTTTGGCCGGCAACCTGATCGACCAAGCAGCAAGTCGGACGATCAGACATCTGATCGACAAAAGCTAGTCGCTCCACTTATCGAAGCTAGCAGAGCGATAAGATCGTCTAATCGCAATTAGTCGGACGACTGTATAACATTGCGTGTAACGTTGATAAATTTTGGGAGAACAATCTAGCTTGAAGCGAACTGGCTGGTGTGCCCCATCTGCCGTTCTACTATTTGTTTGTTCATCATTCCATTTTATTTTTTGGACAAAATGCCTACCATGCTGCATAGCATAGCGGCATGCCGTAAAGCAAGTCCCAAGTGCTGAGCAGAATGCTGCACCACAAAGCAGATAGGGTAGCAAGGGGCTGCTGCGTGCGGCGCACAATCAATCCTACTCCTGCTTAGCCactcttagagcatctccaaaaaatTCTTTATATCTTCTTTAATCTATAGAAATAGAGATTTGGATAAAAAATTAGCCTCCAACAGATTCTACAAATGAATATCTAAAGATAGATATTCTCTATTCCGGATTTTATGTTAACTAAAGATGGAGAGTAAGGATGGCTCTCTAGACTAAAAATAAGATATAGAAGAGCGGTTGGAAAAGATAAAAATATGTAAAACGATTTTCATTCAAATGACTCTCCAAATAATAATTTAAAGAGtagattttgaaaaaaaaattagagatGCTCTTAACATAACGGAATATTTAATGACTACCAAGGACATTCTAGGAGGCTACCATTCCTCCTCCCCTCTTGCCGTAAAGCTGGCACCTTTTTGTGCGGGGCATGCAATGATTACCGCGCCAGCCTTCTTCCCTCGCGGGTCTTCCGTCCCGGCACCACGCTAGGCCGGTTTCTTTGCCGGAGCTAGCCTCCAAGAGAAGAAAACAACCCCCGGTCAACTGACGGGGGTAGGCTTTGTTGGGATGATCACGATGGTACTGGAGTGGTGTTATCGGTAAGTTTCGCACCCGATAGTCGATAGACGTGCCGTGCCTCTCCCAGGGTTCAATttcccgaccggaccggcctaaccgccgggctccggtaccggtttaccggtccggttaggccggttaccggtcggaaccggtcaaatgcgaatttgaattcaaattttaccgTGGTggcggttccgaccggtataccggctgggtataccggtataccggccggtttggccggtataccggccggttttgtgTTGCGACTCACttcggtataccgaccggttacaccggtataccggccggtttggccggtataccggttgtTTAGAGTATTTTTTCGCCGCTTGAAAAATTAATtcccggtgtg
This window contains:
- the LOC120690352 gene encoding hydroxyproline O-galactosyltransferase GALT5-like; this encodes MRRPRRGGGLRPLLLLFPFAVLLSVATFSLHSPDRLLVTITARRPASSPRHLHRLAVSSLEARALGLGDALPLHADAARAFRSGGRLLRDVLSSPAPPPSAAAGATRCPPSVVVSGARLRGTGGGGGGGGVLSLPCGLALGSHVTVVGSPRRRGDVARFAVELRGEGDGDVAPRILHFNPRLRGDWSGRPVIEQNTRFRGQWGPALRCEGRRSRPDEETVDGLVKCEKWSGNIGDTSEELKRLWLQNRIAGQRSRNWIHWPYPFMEDELFVLTLSTGLEGYHFHVDGKHVTSFPYRVGFVLEDATILSVIGDIDVQSVVAGSLPTAHPSIVQRNLELLTELKAPPLAEENVELFIGILSAGSHFTERMAARRSWMSSVRNSSSAVARFFVAVNGRREVNEDLLREADFFGDIVIVPFVDSYDLVVLKTIAICDYAARVVPVKYVMKCDDDTFVRLDSVMAEVKKISDGKSFYLGNMNYFHRPLREGKWAVSYEEWPIEEYPPYADGAGYIVSSDIANFVASEMEKGRLNLFKMEDVSMGMWVGRFNSSGNAVAYVHSPRLCQSGCTDDYLTAHYQSPPQMVCLWEKLRQGRPQCCNAR